One Neovison vison isolate M4711 chromosome 2, ASM_NN_V1, whole genome shotgun sequence genomic window carries:
- the LOC122898969 gene encoding olfactory receptor 6C74-like produces MLTEMENRTSVQEFTLEGFPAIQHLGKVLFLVHLLAYLASTAGNAIIVTITCANSRLHTPMYLFLSIFSFVECGVVSAVIPKLLVIFLLGRQTISFPDCFFVFVFFFPDCFIQAFVFLFLGAAAFFLIAVMSLDWYVAICKPLHYPTIMNPKICFLLVTACFALAFPLITGLLVKVSLLSFCGPHVIPHFFCELGPLIHLSCSDTRSVEMLALILALFIIFTSIIITIIAYSNVVITIMQLPSAKEKKKAFSTCSSHLIVLSLMYGGCVFIYVKPKQTNTLDSNREAAIVNTVVTPLLNPVVYTLRNKQVHQALRETICRMKTSR; encoded by the coding sequence ATGCTCACAGAAATGGAGAATAGAACATCTGTCCAAGAATTCACCTTGGAGGGGTTTCCTGCCATCCAACACCTGGGAAAGGTCCTCTTCCTGGTGCACCTGCTGGCATACCTGGCATCCACTGCAGGTAATGCTATCATAGTCACCATCACCTGTGCCAACTCCCGGCTCCACACACCTATGTACTTGTTCCTCAGCATTTTCTCCTTTGTGGAGTGTGGTGTCGTAAGTGCTGTTATTCCTAAGTTGCTGGTCATCTTTCTCTTAGGCAGGCAAACCATTTCCTTTCctgactgtttttttgtttttgtttttttttttcctgactgttTTATACaagcttttgtctttttatttctgggAGCAGCAGCTTTCTTCCTCATAGCCGTGATGTCTCTGGATTGGTATGTGGCCATTTGCAAGCCTCTGCATTACCCGACCATCATGAATCCAAAGATTTGCTTCCTCCTGGTCACTGCCTGCTTCGCTTTGGCCTTCCCTCTCATCACTGGTCTGCTAGTAAAAGTCTCCCTGTTATCCTTCTGTGGCCCCCATGTCATCCCCCACTTTTTCTGTGAACTTGGCCCCTTGATTCATCTCTCCTGTTCTGACACCAGGTCTGTTGAAATGTTGGCCTTAATTCTTgctttgtttattattttcacaTCCATTATCATAACTATCATTGCATACAGCAACGTAGTAATCACAATCATGCAACTTCCCTcagccaaagagaaaaagaaagctttctCCACTTGCTCCTCTCACCTCATAGTCCTCTCTCTGATGTATGGCGGCTGTGTGTTCATATATGTGaaaccaaagcaaacaaacacgCTGGACTCGAACAGGGAGGCTGCCATTGTGAACACAGTGGTGACCCCACTGCTGAACCCTGTCGTCTACACTCTGCGGAACAAGCAGGTCCACCAGGCTCTGAGGGAAACAATTTGCAGAATGAaaacatcaagataa
- the LOC122898970 gene encoding olfactory receptor 6C74-like: MMMWKEMSMEMGNWTTVQEFTLEGFPAMQHLGKVLFFVHLLAYLASIAGNAVIVTITCADSRLHTPMYFFLSIFSFFECCFISAVIPKLLVIFLSGKQTISFPACFIQAFVFVFLGATGFLLIAVMSLDRYVAICKPLHYPTIMNLKTCSLLVTACFALAFTLITGPVVTVSRLSFCGPHVIPHFFCDVGPLIHLSCSDTRSVEMLAFVLALFILLTSLIITIIAYSNIVVTIIRLPSAKEKQRAFSTCSSHLIVLSLMYGSCVFIYVKPKQTNRLDSNREAALVNTVVTPLLNPVIYTLRNKQVHQALRETICRMKISR; this comes from the coding sequence ATGATGATGTGGAAAGAGATGTCCATGGAAATGGGGAATTGGACAACTGTCCAAGAATTCACCTTGGAGGGGTTTCCTGCCATGCAGCACCTGGGAAAAGTCCTCTTCTTTGTACACCTCCTGGCATACCTGGCATCCATTGCAGGCAATGCAGTCATAGTCACTATCACCTGTGCTGACTCCAGGCTCCACACACCTATGTACTTTTTCCTCagcattttctccttctttgagTGTTGTTTCATAAGTGCTGTTATTCCTAAGTTGCTTGTCATCTTTCTCTCAGGCAAGCAAACCATTTCTTTTCCCGCTTGTTTCATACAAGcatttgtctttgtatttctGGGAGCAACAGGTTTCCTCCTCATAGCAGTGATGTCTCTGGATCGGTATGTGGCCATTTGCAAGCCTCTGCATTACCCGACCATCATGAACCTGAAGACTTGCTCCCTCCTGGTTACTGCCTGTTTTGCTTTGGCCTTCACTCTCATCACTGGTCCAGTAGTAACGGTTTCCCGGTTATCCTTCTGTGGTCCCCATGTCATCCCCCACTTCTTCTGTGATGTTGGCCCCCTGATTCATCTCTCCTGTTCTGACACCAGGTCTGTTGAAATGTTGGCTTTTGTCCTCGCTTTGTTTATCCTTTTGACATCCCTTATTATAACCATCATTGCATACAGCAACATAGTAGTCACAATCATACGACTCCCATCAGCTAAGGAGAAACAGAGGGCTTTTTCCACCTGCTCTTCCCACCTCATTGTTCTCTCACTGATGTACGGCAGCTGTGTGTTCATATATGTGaaaccaaagcaaacaaacaggcTGGACTCCAACAGGGAGGCTGCCCTTGTGAACACAGTGGTGACCCCACTGCTGAACCCTGTCATCTATACTCTGAGGAACAAGCAGGTCCACCAGGCTCTGAGGGAAACAATTTGCAGAATGAAAATATCAAGATAA